A region of the Fusobacteria bacterium ZRK30 genome:
TTTTTTTTAATTTCCGAACATAAAGTAAGATTAAAAAGTATTAATCTAATAAATTTTATAACTTGATCTTAAACGATAACACAAAATTTATCATAATATGCATTACTATGAAAAACCATACATTATAATGAAAACTAAAGGACGAATTATATAAAGAAATCAATCTATTTAGATGACTTTCATTTTCTCAAAACCTCCTCAGTGTAAATCTACACCAGTTATATGGTATAATTTAAGAAAAAATGGAGGTATTGTTTATGAAAGGTATTGTTATCTTGGGTCCTACTGCTGTAGGAAAAACAAGTTTATCTATAAAGTTAGCAAAAAAATTAAATACAGAGATAATCTCAGCTGATTCAGCTCAGGTGTATACTGGAATGGATATAGGTACAGCAAAGGTCGATTCAGAGGAAGCACAGGGAATATTTCATCATATGATTGACATAGTAGAACCTATAAATAAATATAATGTAGGAGAGTTTCAAAGAAGAGTAAATATGATCCTGGAAACTTTTGAAAATGAGAAAAAAACACCTATACTGGTCGGAGGAACAGGCTTGTATATAAACTCTGTAACTAATGGTTTGGCAGAACTGCCTCAGTCAGAGCCTTTACTTAGGGAGCAATTAGACCGTAAAAGTGCTGAGGAACTATATGAAGAGTTAGAAAGAATCGACCCCTGTGCAGCCAAAGATATCCATCCCAATAACAAACGTAGAGTAGGACGAGCTGTAGAAATTTTTCACCTTACAGGAGAAAAATTTTCTGTCATCAGTAAAAGAAATATCAAAAGAAATAACTTTGATTTTATTAAGATAGGTTTAGAAAGAGACAGAAACAATCTATATGAAAGAATAAACTTGAGGGTTGATCTTATGGTTCAGGGAGGACTCATCGAAGAGGTTAAGAAACTCTATACTATATATGGAGAAAATCTGAGAAAGATCAATGTCATAGGATACAGTGAAATTATAGATTATTTTAAAGGTGAGATAACTTTTGAAGAAGCCGTTTTTCAAATAAAGCAAAATTCCCGTCGATATGCCAAAAGGCAGTTTACATGGTTTAAAAATGACCCGGATGTTGTCTGGTTTGATGTGGAAAAAATGAGCGAAGAGGAAATTTTGGAAGAGATTCTAAAATTAATTTAAAAAAATAACTGACATTGGTAAAAAACATATGAAAAAAGGTTATAAACCACACTAGTTGGTTGATATTTTATTTTTAGTGTGCTATCATTGTAATGATGATATTATAGGAGGAGAAGATGCTAAAAAAATTAAGTTTAACTCTGATTTTACTGCTTCTGCTAGGGTGTACAAATACGCCTTTAAAAAATAGTTCAGAATCTCCACAAGAGCAGTTATTAGAGCAAAAAATTAATAACTGGGAGTTAGATGAAGCTAAGGGCTTATTTTCTCAAATGAGTACAACTCTAGATCCTAAAAAATTAGATAAATATGAAAATTTAATATCGGAAAGAGAGAAAGGGGTTAAGGACCTCAAAAAACTAATAAACGTATTAAAGACGGCTTTTTCCAAAAATCAGGTCTTTATCATTGAACAATACACTGACAGGGGAATAAAAAATAAAATAAAATTAAATGAACTAAAAAAGCTGGATTTGAGTAGCGGAAACATATATACCACAGACCCGAAATTCAATGAAAACCATGCTGAAATTTTAGCTCTTATTAATTTTTACGACGAAAGCCTCTATTTAGATATTGTATTTAATTTTAAAGATGGACAATGGAAAATAATAGACTTTAATGAAAGAGGGTGAAATATTGCAAGGCGAAGGAATCAAAATAATTGTTCCATCTTCTTTAAAAAATCTTTCTTTAATCAGAGCCCTTGTAAAAACATATTTAATTGCAGAATCTGTATCTAAAAAAGATATTCTTAGACTTCTGACTGTTATAGATGAACTGGCAACCAATGCAATCGAACATGGATACAACTATCATAATGGAGAGATCTCTTTCTTTATGATAAAGGAAGGCAACTTCGTAAAAATTACTGTAGAAGATTTTGGAGCTGGATTCAACAGATTAAAAGAAAGTAAGTCTGAAGGGGGCATGGGATTAAATATAGTTAGGGGTCTTGTAGACAATCTAGAGATTAAACCTAAGAAAGTTGGAACGAAGTTTGAAATATTAAAAGAAGTTGAGGAGGAAACAAAATAATGAACTCTAATTTTGAATTAATCGAAAAGGACATTAATGGAATAAAGGTAATTAAAATCACAGGTGAACTTGATGCTATGGTAGCTCCTAAGTTAAAGGAGAGACTGGCTAAGTTAGTTGAAAATGAAACTTATAACTTTATAATTAATTGTGAAGAATTAAGTCACATTAACAGTTTGGCTATGGGAATTTTAAGAGGAAAATTAAGAGAAGTTAAGGGACATGATGGTGATATAAAGCTATCAAACTTAAATGATCATATCAAAACAATTTTTGAAATGGTTGGGTTAGATGAGATATTTGAAATTTGCGCTACTGAAGAAGAAGCTTTAGCTAAATTTTAATCAATATCCCAAAACATTATTTTTTAAAAGGGGATTTAAAATATGAATACAATTATTATGATAGCAGCAGTTATAGTTGCAGCAGGAATTTTTTCCTCTGTACTCTATAAAAAATCTGTTGTAGATAAAAAAATCGAAGATCTAAACAACCTTGAGAACAGCGTTGAGCAAGCAAAAATTAAAGCTGAAAAAATCGAGAGAAGAGCTACCTTTGATGCTGAATCAAAGGCTAAAGAGATAACTATAAAAGCTAAAGAAACAGCATATAAGATTAAAGAAGATGCTGAAAAAGAAGTTAAATTAGCTAAAAATGAAATAAATCAAAAGGAAAACAGACTTATTAAAAGAGAGGAATCTTTAGACAGTAAGTTAGACAGAATTGAAGCAAAAACTGTAGAAGTAAATAATTATGAAAAAAAGTTAAACCTTAAAGAAAATGAGATCGAAGAATTAAAACAAAAACAAGAGTTGGAATTAGAGAAAATCTCTGAATTATCTAAAGAGGATGCAAAAAACATCTTATTAGATAAATTAAAAGACGATCTTACTCATGACTCAGCTGTTATGATCAGAAGTTTTGAACATAAATTAGAGGAAGAAAAAGATAGAATGACTCAAAGAATACTATCTACTGCTATTGGAAAAGCTTCAGCAGAATTCGTCTCCGATGCTACTGTATCTGTAGTGCAGCTACCAAACGATGAGATGAAAGGTAGAATCATAGGACGTGAAGGTAGAAATATCAGAACTATTGAATCTTTAACTGGAGTAGATGTAATCATCGACGACACCCCGGAAGCTGTAGTTTTATCATGTTTTGATGGTGTTAAAAGAGAGATAGCTAGAAGTGCTCTGGAAAAATTAGTAAATGATGGAAGAATCCATCCTACAAAGATTGAAGAAGCTATTAAAAAAGCAACTAAAGAAGTGGATAAAGGAATCCGTGAAGCTGGAGAACATGCACTATTTGAACTTGGTATTACAGGAGTTCATCCTGAAGTAACTAAAGTATTAGGTAGCCTGAAGTTCAGAACCAGTTATGGACAAAATGTTTTAACTCATGCTATAGAAGTAGGTCACCTGGCTGCTACATTAGCTGCCGAAATCGGAGCAGATGTAAAATTAGCTAAAAGATCTGGTTTATTCCATGATATTGGTAAGGTATTAACTCATGAAACTGAAACTTCTCATGGACTATTAGGAGCGGAATTTTTAAGAAAATTCGGTGAAAAAGACCTGGTAGCCAATGGTGCAGAATCACATCATCATGAAGTTGAATTCAAATGTATCGAATCTGTTTTAGTTCAAGCAGCAGATGCTATATCAGCATCTAGACCTGGAGCAAGACGTGAGACATTAAATACATATATCAAAAGATTAGAAGAACTAGAAGCTATTGCGAGCTCTTTTGAGGGTGTAGATTCATCTTATGCTATCCAAGCTGGTAGAGAGATGAGAATCATCATAAACCCTGAAATCATAAGTGACGATAAGACAACTATCTTATCTCGTGATATAGCTAAAAAAATAGAAGAAACTATGCAGTATCCTGGTCAGATCAAAGTAACTGTAGTCAGAGAGACTAGATCTGTAGAGTATGCAAAATAATTCTCCTTCAGCTGCAAAAACAGTTGTACATAAAGAGAGTTGAGAAAACTTTTAAAATACAAAAAATGAGCTGATCTTATCGGCTCATTTTTTATGGTAGAATTACAGTATAAATTTTATTGAAAATATGATATAATTATACATTGTAAAGCAAAAGATATCGTGAGAAAAAAATCAAAAATAAATATTATATATAAAGAAAAGAGGGGTTAAATGAAAGTTTTAATAATAGGAGATGTCGTTGGTAAACCAGGTAGAAATATCTTAACCGACTATCTAGAGAGAAAGAAAAGTGAATATGATATGATTGTTGTCAATGGTGAAAATGCCGCTGCAGGATTTGGACTAACTGAAAAAATAGCTAAACAATTTTATGAAATCGGAGTAGATGCCATTACTTCTGGTAACCATATTTGGGATAAAAAAGAGATGGTGGAGTACCTTAAAACCGATCATAAAATTTTAAGACCACTGAACTATCCAAAGGGAGTATCTGGAGTAGGTTGGAACATCTTTACAACTCCTGCCGGGGAAAAAGTAGGTGTTGTTTCATTACAGGGAAGAATCTTTATGCCTCCTATTGATTGTCCATTCCAAAGAATAACAGAAGTTTTGGACGAGATCAGAAAACAAACAACTAATATTATCGTAGATTTTCATGCTGAGGCTACATCTGAAAAGATGGCTATGGGAAGATTCCTTGATGGTAAAGTTTCTGTAGTCCTAGGAACTCATACCCATATTCAGACTTCTGACAGCAGAATCTTAGATGGCGGTACCGGGTATATTACAGATGTGGGGATGACTGGATCTCATGACGGGATAATTGGAATGACTGTAGACTCAGTTCTACCTAGATTTTTGACTTCCCTTCCGACTAAGTTTGCTATCTGTAATGACAATGTAAGGATCAATGGTATTGAGGTAGAATTAGATCAATATGGAAAATGCAGTGATATCAAGAGGGTCGATATGTCTATCGAAGAGTTAGATTTTGCAGATTTTTTATAAGGAGTAATTTATGAATATATTAATTTCAAATGATGACGGTATCTATGCTGAAGGGATAAAAATTTTAGTTAATCACCTTCAAGATGCTGGTCACACAACATATGTAGTTGCTCCCCTGGAGGAACAAAGTGGTACCGGACACGGGATTACCCTGCACCAGCCCTTGAGAGTAAAGGAAGTTTATAGAGATAATACTCTATTTGGTCATTCTGTTTCTGGTAAACCTGCAGACACTATAAAGGTGGCATTGACCCACCTATACGATGAAAAGAATATTGACTTTGTAATCTCAGGGATAAATCGTGGGGCTAATTTAGGTACCGATCTATTTTATTCGGGAACTTTTGCTGCGGCCTCTGAGGGAACTTTTTGGAGAAAAAATGCCATCGCTCTCTCCCTTATCGTAGATGGGAATGATCTGTACTTTGAGAGTGCAGGAGAATTTATAGCGGAGTATTTAAAAGATATAAAAGATATAAAATTTCCTATTGGAACCCTCTTAAATATAAATGTTCCCAACCTTCCTACAGAAGAGATTAAAGGGATTAAGTATACTAAGCAGAGCAATAGAAAATTCCAGGAAAAATTAATAGAAAGGGAAGATTCCCAGGGAAATAAATATTTTTGGTTAGGAGGTCACCCTATAAAAGGTGACCATGTGGAGAACTCAGATTTAGAAGCTGTTGAAAATGGCTATATATCTATCACACCAGTAAAGTTAAATTTATATGACAATGAATTAGGAGTATTACTTAAAGAAAATGCTAAAAAGGAGAAATATGAAATTAATAGAAGTTAGATTAATATTTGATGCCGATGAGCCTCAATACGTAAAAAAAGAAATAACCGATTTGTTTTATGAGTTTGGAGTTCAAGGGCTTAAGATCGATGAACCGATGGAAAGAGATTCTTTGGATTACTATAGAGATGAAAAGATATTTTTACAGAGAGATTATGCTGTATCAGCATATTTCCCTATAAATTTGTATGTAGAGAAGAAAAAAGCTCTTATTGTTGATACTTTTAAAGAAAAGTTTAACGACCGTGAGGACCTTATCTATTCATTGGATTTTTACGAATTAGATGAAGAGGATTATCAAAATTCTTGGAAAAAATATCTTTACCCTGAAAAAGTAAGTGAAAGATTTGTGGTAAAACCTACTTGGCGTGAATACGAAGTTGAAGGAGACGAGATAGTAATCGAATTAGATCCTGGAAGGGCTTTTGGTACTGGATCACACCCGACTACTTCCCTTTGTATCAAACAGATGGAAGAGTATATCAATGAAGGGGATTCTGTTATAGATGTTGGTACCGGATCTGGAATACTTATGGTTGCAGCCAATAAATTAGGAGCATCTGAAGTATGGGGTGTTGATATCGATCCTCTGGCTGTAGAAGTAGCCAAAGAAAATTTAGAGTTAAATAAAGTAGATATGGATAGTATCAAACTATTCAAAGG
Encoded here:
- the miaA gene encoding tRNA (adenosine(37)-N6)-dimethylallyltransferase MiaA; amino-acid sequence: MEVLFMKGIVILGPTAVGKTSLSIKLAKKLNTEIISADSAQVYTGMDIGTAKVDSEEAQGIFHHMIDIVEPINKYNVGEFQRRVNMILETFENEKKTPILVGGTGLYINSVTNGLAELPQSEPLLREQLDRKSAEELYEELERIDPCAAKDIHPNNKRRVGRAVEIFHLTGEKFSVISKRNIKRNNFDFIKIGLERDRNNLYERINLRVDLMVQGGLIEEVKKLYTIYGENLRKINVIGYSEIIDYFKGEITFEEAVFQIKQNSRRYAKRQFTWFKNDPDVVWFDVEKMSEEEILEEILKLI
- a CDS encoding ATP-binding protein, coding for MKEGEILQGEGIKIIVPSSLKNLSLIRALVKTYLIAESVSKKDILRLLTVIDELATNAIEHGYNYHNGEISFFMIKEGNFVKITVEDFGAGFNRLKESKSEGGMGLNIVRGLVDNLEIKPKKVGTKFEILKEVEEETK
- a CDS encoding STAS domain-containing protein, which gives rise to MNSNFELIEKDINGIKVIKITGELDAMVAPKLKERLAKLVENETYNFIINCEELSHINSLAMGILRGKLREVKGHDGDIKLSNLNDHIKTIFEMVGLDEIFEICATEEEALAKF
- the rny gene encoding ribonuclease Y, whose product is MNTIIMIAAVIVAAGIFSSVLYKKSVVDKKIEDLNNLENSVEQAKIKAEKIERRATFDAESKAKEITIKAKETAYKIKEDAEKEVKLAKNEINQKENRLIKREESLDSKLDRIEAKTVEVNNYEKKLNLKENEIEELKQKQELELEKISELSKEDAKNILLDKLKDDLTHDSAVMIRSFEHKLEEEKDRMTQRILSTAIGKASAEFVSDATVSVVQLPNDEMKGRIIGREGRNIRTIESLTGVDVIIDDTPEAVVLSCFDGVKREIARSALEKLVNDGRIHPTKIEEAIKKATKEVDKGIREAGEHALFELGITGVHPEVTKVLGSLKFRTSYGQNVLTHAIEVGHLAATLAAEIGADVKLAKRSGLFHDIGKVLTHETETSHGLLGAEFLRKFGEKDLVANGAESHHHEVEFKCIESVLVQAADAISASRPGARRETLNTYIKRLEELEAIASSFEGVDSSYAIQAGREMRIIINPEIISDDKTTILSRDIAKKIEETMQYPGQIKVTVVRETRSVEYAK
- a CDS encoding TIGR00282 family metallophosphoesterase, producing the protein MKVLIIGDVVGKPGRNILTDYLERKKSEYDMIVVNGENAAAGFGLTEKIAKQFYEIGVDAITSGNHIWDKKEMVEYLKTDHKILRPLNYPKGVSGVGWNIFTTPAGEKVGVVSLQGRIFMPPIDCPFQRITEVLDEIRKQTTNIIVDFHAEATSEKMAMGRFLDGKVSVVLGTHTHIQTSDSRILDGGTGYITDVGMTGSHDGIIGMTVDSVLPRFLTSLPTKFAICNDNVRINGIEVELDQYGKCSDIKRVDMSIEELDFADFL
- the surE gene encoding 5'/3'-nucleotidase SurE, producing the protein MNILISNDDGIYAEGIKILVNHLQDAGHTTYVVAPLEEQSGTGHGITLHQPLRVKEVYRDNTLFGHSVSGKPADTIKVALTHLYDEKNIDFVISGINRGANLGTDLFYSGTFAAASEGTFWRKNAIALSLIVDGNDLYFESAGEFIAEYLKDIKDIKFPIGTLLNINVPNLPTEEIKGIKYTKQSNRKFQEKLIEREDSQGNKYFWLGGHPIKGDHVENSDLEAVENGYISITPVKLNLYDNELGVLLKENAKKEKYEINRS
- the prmA gene encoding 50S ribosomal protein L11 methyltransferase, giving the protein MKLIEVRLIFDADEPQYVKKEITDLFYEFGVQGLKIDEPMERDSLDYYRDEKIFLQRDYAVSAYFPINLYVEKKKALIVDTFKEKFNDREDLIYSLDFYELDEEDYQNSWKKYLYPEKVSERFVVKPTWREYEVEGDEIVIELDPGRAFGTGSHPTTSLCIKQMEEYINEGDSVIDVGTGSGILMVAANKLGASEVWGVDIDPLAVEVAKENLELNKVDMDSIKLFKGDLVKVVEEKKFDVVVANILADVILLLLNDMSTVVKKGGLMILSGIIEDKAEEIKKRIVSLGYEVISETKDKEWVSFTAKA